Proteins from a genomic interval of Desulfovibrio piger:
- the folE2 gene encoding GTP cyclohydrolase FolE2 has translation MEDVQRHAPKVPINIDRVGIRGITVPLLVRDRAQGSRQTVARVDLGVDLPASFKGTHMSRFIEALEEWNDEINYQSVRRLLATVKERLEARRSYVRFCFPYFVHKPAPSSGIKSIISYECRLTGELDEKGQSFLLEVDVPVMTVCPCSKAISREGAHSQRTMIHLAVRMSGFSWIEEFIEMAEASGSSAVYTLLKREDEKYVTEHAFAQPTFVEDVVRNVAQRLTEHEHVRWFRVEVESMESIHSHNAFACIERDLRTQDEQA, from the coding sequence CTGGTGCGCGACCGCGCCCAGGGCAGCCGCCAGACCGTGGCCCGGGTGGACCTTGGTGTGGATCTGCCCGCCTCGTTCAAGGGCACGCACATGAGCCGCTTCATCGAAGCGCTGGAAGAATGGAACGACGAAATCAACTACCAGTCGGTGCGCCGCCTGCTGGCCACGGTCAAGGAACGTCTGGAAGCGCGCCGTTCCTATGTGCGCTTCTGCTTCCCCTATTTCGTGCACAAGCCCGCGCCCTCGTCGGGCATCAAGAGCATCATCTCGTATGAATGCCGTTTGACCGGCGAGCTGGACGAGAAGGGCCAGTCCTTCCTGCTGGAAGTGGACGTGCCCGTGATGACCGTGTGCCCCTGCTCCAAGGCCATCAGCCGCGAGGGCGCGCACAGCCAGCGCACCATGATCCATCTGGCCGTGCGCATGTCGGGCTTCAGCTGGATCGAGGAATTCATCGAGATGGCCGAGGCTTCGGGCTCGTCCGCCGTCTACACCCTGCTCAAGCGCGAGGACGAGAAATACGTCACCGAGCACGCCTTCGCCCAGCCCACCTTCGTGGAGGACGTGGTGCGCAACGTGGCCCAGCGCCTGACGGAGCACGAGCATGTGCGCTGGTTCCGCGTGGAAGTGGAGAGCATGGAATCCATCCACAGCCACAACGCCTTTGCCTGCATCGAACGCGACCTGCGAACGCAGGACGAACAGGCCTAG
- a CDS encoding C40 family peptidase, which produces MRLVPRLLIPLAMGLLALSAGCASHSGSGSSGYPEESWYAQRQRAAQEARFRRSYEAVFDESAEEGGPRQAKAVQVARSAIGTPYVPGGRNPGGFDCSGLVQWAYKSVGINLPRTAREQSAVGKRITRVEDMRAGDIVAFHHPRRGYHTGIYVGDGKFVHSPRRRTRVRINSLDDPYFRTTFMGARRVEGSDAFSAEELRMAAYAEEQAVREISHSRSKSKAGVSQKSSRDKKSSVKKNNSRSKSKSSVSRKGSSKKSSVKKSSRSKSKSSKSKSSVQKKSSSKKSSGKQGRNTKK; this is translated from the coding sequence ATGCGTCTTGTCCCAAGACTGCTGATACCCCTTGCCATGGGCCTGCTGGCCCTGAGCGCCGGTTGCGCCTCCCATTCCGGGTCCGGCTCTTCCGGTTATCCTGAAGAATCCTGGTATGCGCAGCGCCAGCGCGCGGCGCAGGAAGCCCGCTTCCGCCGTTCCTATGAAGCCGTTTTCGATGAAAGCGCCGAGGAGGGCGGTCCCCGGCAGGCCAAGGCCGTGCAGGTGGCCCGTTCCGCCATCGGTACCCCCTATGTGCCCGGCGGGCGCAATCCCGGCGGCTTCGACTGCTCCGGCCTCGTCCAGTGGGCCTACAAGAGCGTGGGCATCAACCTGCCGCGCACGGCCCGGGAACAGTCGGCCGTAGGCAAGCGCATCACCCGCGTGGAAGACATGCGCGCCGGTGACATCGTGGCCTTCCACCATCCCCGCCGCGGCTACCACACCGGCATCTATGTGGGGGACGGGAAATTCGTCCACAGCCCCCGTCGCCGGACGCGCGTGCGCATCAACAGCCTTGACGACCCGTATTTCAGAACTACCTTCATGGGAGCCCGGCGCGTGGAAGGCAGCGACGCCTTCAGTGCTGAGGAACTGCGCATGGCCGCCTATGCCGAAGAGCAGGCCGTGCGCGAGATCTCGCACAGCCGCAGCAAGAGCAAGGCCGGTGTCAGCCAGAAGAGCTCGCGGGACAAGAAGAGCAGCGTCAAGAAGAACAACAGCCGCAGCAAGAGCAAGAGCAGCGTCAGCCGGAAGGGCAGCAGCAAGAAGAGCAGCGTCAAGAAAAGCAGTCGCAGCAAAAGCAAGAGCAGCAAAAGCAAGAGCAGCGTCCAGAAAAAGAGCAGCAGCAAGAAAAGCTCCGGCAAGCAGGGACGCAATACCAAGAAATAG
- a CDS encoding rhodanese family protein: protein MLPLMSPQDAKRKLEAGEIRLVDIREPDEVESLRIEGAEIAPLSVIRWQDFRPVTDKPVVFTCNSGRRTKNNSDLLEQLAAGEAWQMEGGATAWDKAGLPVVRSRRSLPMFRQIQIGAGGMVLLGLVLSLVWPQWLWLSAFVGAGLVFAGVTGFCGLGLLLARMPWNKK from the coding sequence ATGCTTCCTCTCATGAGCCCCCAGGATGCCAAAAGGAAACTGGAAGCCGGCGAGATCCGGCTCGTGGACATACGCGAACCTGATGAAGTGGAGTCCCTGCGCATCGAAGGCGCGGAGATCGCCCCCCTGTCGGTCATCCGCTGGCAGGATTTCCGCCCCGTGACGGACAAGCCCGTGGTCTTCACCTGCAACTCGGGCCGCCGCACCAAGAACAACAGCGACCTTCTGGAACAGCTGGCCGCCGGTGAGGCCTGGCAGATGGAAGGCGGGGCCACGGCCTGGGACAAGGCCGGTCTCCCCGTGGTGCGCAGCCGCCGCAGCCTGCCCATGTTCCGCCAGATCCAGATCGGCGCGGGCGGCATGGTGCTGCTGGGCCTGGTCCTGAGCCTTGTCTGGCCCCAGTGGCTCTGGCTGAGCGCTTTCGTGGGCGCGGGCCTGGTCTTTGCCGGGGTGACGGGCTTCTGCGGCTTGGGTCTTTTGCTGGCCCGCATGCCGTGGAACAAGAAATAG